A genome region from Eremothecium gossypii ATCC 10895 chromosome VII, complete sequence includes the following:
- the RAD3 gene encoding TFIIH/NER complex ATP-dependent 5'-3' DNA helicase subunit RAD3 (Syntenic homolog of Saccharomyces cerevisiae YER171W (RAD3)) translates to MKFFIDDLPVIFPYPKIYPEQYQYMCDIKKTLDAGGNSILEMPSGTGKTVSLLALTVAYQMHYKEHRKIIYCSRTMSEIEKALVELESLMDYRAKELQYQEEFRGLGLTSRKNLCLHPRVSKERKGTVVDEKCRRMTNGQARARKQQDPEANVELCNYHENMYNYSPEEYLPLGVYSFEKLIRYCEDKTLCPYFTVRRMISMCNIIIYSYHYLLDPKIEERVSREVSKDAIVIFDEAHNIDNVCIESLSLDLTKDLLKRASKGASVLGKKVEEVRRVDTKKLQDEYDKLVQGLRANDIMEENEEPLVESPVLPADILKDAVPGNIRRAEHFVAFLKRFIEYLKTRMKVLHVISETPNSFLQHLKQLTFIDRKPLRYCAERLSLLARTLEIDEVEEFNALKDIATFATLISTYESGFLLIIEPYEIENAAVPNPIMRFTCLDASIAIKPVFEKFSSVIITSGTISPLDMYPRMLNFETVLQKSYSMTLAQKSFLPMIITKGSDQVAISSRFEIRNDPSIVRNYGSILVEFAKITPDGMVVFFPSYLYMESIISTWQTMGILDEVWKYKLILVETPDAQETSLALETYRKACSNGRGAILLSVARGKISEGIDFDHHYGRTVLMIGIPFQYTESRILKARLEFLRENYQIRENDFLSFDAMRHAAQCLGRVLRGKDDYGVMVLADRRFSRKKNQLPKWIAQGLSDADLNLSTDMAIANTKQFLRTMAQATDPKDHEGVSVWNIKQLLAYQQEQKRRKGTMGVIEEEVDEDIELPDA, encoded by the coding sequence ATGAAGTTCTTTATCGATGACCTACCAGTGATCTTTCCATATCCGAAGATATACCCGGAACAGTACCAGTACATGTGCGATATCAAGAAGACGTTGGACGCAGGTGGTAATAGCATTCTGGAGATGCCTTCTGGCACGGGCAAGACGGTGTCGCTTCTGGCGCTGACGGTGGCGTACCAGATGCACTACAAGGAGCATCGGAAGATCATATACTGCTCGCGGACGATGTCCGAGATCGAGAAGGCGTTGGTGGAGCTGGAATCGCTGATGGACTACCGAGCCAAAGAGCTGCAGTACCAGGAGGAGTTCCGCGGACTCGGGCTCACGAGTAGAAAGAACCTGTGCCTGCACCCGCGGGTCAGCAAGGAGCGCAAGGGCACGGTGGTGGACGAGAAGTGCCGGCGGATGACGAACGGGCAGGCGAGGGCACGCAAGCAGCAGGACCCGGAGGCGAATGTGGAGCTGTGCAACTACCACGAGAACATGTACAATTACTCGCCCGAGGAGTACCTTCCGCTAGGGGTCTACTCGTTTGAGAAGCTGATCAGATACTGCGAGGATAAAACGCTGTGCCCGTACTTCACCGTACGGCGGATGATCTCGATGTGCAACATCATCATCTACTCGTACCACTACTTGCTCGACCCGAAGATCGAGGAGCGGGTGTCGCGAGAGGTCAGCAAAGATGCCATTGTGATCTTCGACGAGGCGCACAACATAGACAACGTGTGTATCGAGTCGTTGTCGCTGGATCTCACGAAGGACCTGCTGAAGCGGGCCTCGAAGGGCGCCAGCGTTCTCGGTAAGAAGGTGGAGGAGGTCCGTAGGGTTGACACGAAGAAGCTCCAGGATGAATACGACAAGCTGGTGCAGGGCTTGAGAGCGAATGATATTATGGAAGAGAATGAGGAGCCGCTGGTAGAGTCGCCTGTCCTTCCTGCAGACATTCTGAAGGACGCGGTCCCCGGAAATATCAGGCGCGCCGAACACTTTGTAGCCTTTCTGAAGAGATTCATCGAGTATCTGAAGACAAGAATGAAGGTCCTTCATGTTATTTCAGAGACACCCAATTCCTTTTTGCAGCACTTGAAACAGCTGACCTTCATTGATCGTAAGCCGCTTCGCTACTGTGCAGAAAGACTGTCCTTGCTGGCCAGAACTTTGGAGATTGATGAAGTCGAGGAGTTTAATGCCCTCAAAGATATTGCAACTTTTGCAACTCTGATCTCAACGTATGAGAGCGGGTTTTTACTAATTATAGAACCATATGAGATAGAAAATGCGGCAGTTCCAAATCCAATAATGCGATTCACGTGCCTTGATGCCTCCATTGCAATCAAACCAGTGTTTGAGAAGTTTTCGTCAGTTATTATTACATCGGGGACCATTTCTCCGCTTGACATGTACCCTCGAATGCTGAATTTTGAGACAGTTCTTCAAAAATCTTACTCCATGACGCTGGCGCAGAAGTCCTTCCTCCCAATGATTATAACCAAGGGGTCAGACCAGGTAGCCATCTCTTCTCGGTTTGAGATCAGGAATGATCCCTCAATTGTCAGGAATTATGGTTCCATATTGGTTGAATTTGCCAAGATTACTCCTGATGGTATGGTAGTGTTCTTCCCCTCATATTTATATATGGAATCCATTATTTCAACTTGGCAGACAATGGGGATTCTAGACGAGGTTTGGAAATACAAGCTCATCCTCGTGGAAACACCAGACGCACAGGAAACTTCTCTAGCTTTAGAGACTTACCGAAAGGCCTGCTCGAATGGGCGCGGCGCAATATTACTTTCTGTGGCCCGTGGGAAGATTTCTGAGGGAATTGATTTTGACCACCATTACGGTAGGACTGTATTGATGATTGGAATTCCTTTCCAGTACACTGAATCGCGTATTCTAAAGGCGAGGTTAGAGTTCCTAAGAGAAAACTATCAGATACGGGAAAATGACTTTTTATCCTTTGATGCAATGAGACACGCCGCTCAATGTTTGGGAAGAGTCTTGAGGGGTAAGGATGATTATGGCGTGATGGTGCTCGCCGATCGGCGATTCTCAAGAAAGAAAAACCAACTTCCAAAATGGATCGCACAAGGGCTCTCTGATGCTGACCTGAACCTTTCTACTGATATGGCGATAGCTAATACAAAACAATTCC
- a CDS encoding AGR117Cp (Syntenic homolog of Saccharomyces cerevisiae YER169W (RPH1) and YDR096W (GIS1)), producing the protein MSGNPDHFEGGVPVFRPSWEEFQDFYKYMFLIDEYGMKSGVVKIIPPREWVERLGERPGVEQLRRIHIRSPIQQHVSGSKGVFVVQNVERQKSYNIIQWKDLAQDYQLPDMRGYGGSPPPPAAAGGARPRPSNIRTRTQDSFSDEDFREFQEHYNVEGLAQYDDESFLRGLENYYWKTLNFTEPMYGADTLGTLFPDSLHQWNVSRLPNLLDHLEEKVPGVNQSYLYAGLWKASFAWHLEDQDLYSINYLHFGAPKQWYSIPQEDSHKFFKFMQEQFPEESAQCREFLRHKMFMVSPKVLERNGIRCNSIVHRQHEFMVTYPYGYHSGFNYGYNLAESVNFALESWLPIGEKAKKCMCVDDSVGIDIQKLKSAYFRSLQEDRAGSADPEPPRKRLKQEPNTSSFVQAPILDTGDSLKSFNELINHSAYELQAMEDNPNQRSIRSTTPNQYFSNPSISRMSSPLLSRMMDLSNIVEPTLEDPTLKFKRKVVAQDTSNAMAPNPVSGVGAPVTSVCVGPPALNNLHEESVLALSLASMANSGNSSPRNALPPLNSAVGNSRPYTPTGDAILAPRPSYDQNPLSYYSTQTTKSPMPLFKRINSPNRVTLNISRESSRSPISFGSEYGKPPLSKPHPLNAGAVNLTSLNQVSTIERNIPSHRDRSAKAYHGDKVNIHGVSSGKFVGHQINDSLALLNDDALTNSVLPGAGRPERATSPTSKISAEEIIISDKGKAYVCQECQRQFSSGHHLTRHKKSVHSGEKPHSCPKCGKKFKRRDHVLQHLNKKIPCVTEKHEDPATATA; encoded by the coding sequence ATGAGCGGGAACCCGGACCACTTCGAGGGAGGGGTGCCGGTGTTCAGGCCGAGCTGGGAGGAGTTCCAGGACTTCTACAAGTACATGTTCCTGATCGACGAGTACGGGATGAAGTCGGGCGTGGTGAAGATTATCCCACCGCGTGAGTGGGTCGAGCGCCTGGGCGAGCGGCCCGGGGTGGAACAGCTGCGGCGGATCCACATCCGGTCGCCCATCCAGCAGCACGTGAGCGGATCGAAGGGGGTGTTTGTAGTGCAGAACGTGGAGCGGCAGAAGAGCTACAACATCATCCAGTGGAAGGACCTGGCGCAGGACTACCAGCTGCCGGACATGCGCGGGTACGGGGGCTCGCCCCCCCCCcccgccgcggcgggcggtgcgcggccgcggccgtCGAACATACGCACCAGGACACAGGACTCGTTCAGCGATGAGGATTTCCGCGAGTTCCAAGAACACTACAACGTGGAGGGGCTGGCGCAGTACGATGACGAGAGCTTTCTGCGCGGCTTAGAGAACTACTACTGGAAGACGCTGAACTTCACGGAGCCCATGTACGGGGCTGACACACTGGGGACTCTGTTTCCGGACAGCCTCCATCAGTGGAATGTGTCGCGGCTGCCAAACTTGCTGGACCACCTGGAGGAGAAGGTCCCGGGCGTGAACCAGTCGTATCTTTATGCCGGGCTATGGAAGGCTTCATTTGCGTGGCACCTAGAGGACCAGGATCTGTACTCCATCAATTATCTCCACTTTGGGGCTCCCAAACAGTGGTACTCCATTCCGCAGGAAGACTCACACAAATTCTTCAAATTTATGCAGGAACAGTTCCCCGAGGAGTCCGCACAGTGCCGCGAGTTCTTGAGGCACAAGATGTTCATGGTTAGTCCCAAGGTGCTGGAACGGAATGGAATTAGGTGTAACAGTATCGTGCATAGACAGCACGAATTTATGGTTACCTACCCATACGGTTATCACTCCGGGTTTAACTACGGATACAATCTTGCGGAGTCTGTGAATTTCGCTCTAGAGTCGTGGTTGCCGATAGGAGAGAAGGCCAAAAAGTGTATGTGTGTCGATGATTCCGTTGGGATTGACATACAGAAACTGAAGTCGGCGTATTTCCGCTCTTTGCAAGAGGATCGTGCCGGCTCAGCCGACCCGGAACCACCTCGGAAGCGCCTGAAGCAGGAGCCGAATACATCTTCTTTTGTTCAAGCCCCGATTTTAGATACAGGCGACTCATTGAAGTCCTTCAATGAGCTGATTAACCACTCAGCATACGAATTACAAGCCATGGAAGATAATCCGAACCAGAGATCTATCAGATCTACGACTCCAAATCAATATTTTAGTAACCCGTCGATATCCCGGATGTCATCGCCGCTGCTTTCACGAATGATGGATTTGTCGAATATCGTGGAGCCCACTTTGGAGGATCCCACTCTGAAGTTCAAACGAAAGGTGGTGGCACAGGATACAAGTAATGCTATGGCACCGAATCCGGTTTCAGGTGTCGGTGCTCCAGTTACTAGCGTTTGCGTCGGACCGCCAGCTCTCAATAACCTTCATGAAGAAAGCGTGCTAGCGCTTTCCTTGGCTTCAATGGCCAACAGTGGAAACTCTTCGCCAAGGAATGCTTTACCGCCGCTAAATAGTGCAGTCGGTAACTCCAGACCTTATACTCCAACTGGTGACGCTATTTTAGCGCCTAGACCATCATATGACCAAAACCCCTTGTCCTATTACTCAACACAAACCACCAAGTCGCCCATGCCTCTATTTAAGCGTATCAATTCGCCCAATAGAGTTACTCTGAATATATCTCGAGAATCGTCGCGGTCGCCAATTTCATTCGGTTCCGAGTATGGTAAGCCCCCGCTATCTAAACCACATCCGCTAAACGCGGGTGCGGTTAACTTGACATCGTTGAATCAGGTTTCTACGATCGAAAGAAATATTCCATCTCATAGGGATAGATCCGCGAAGGCTTATCATGGTGACAAGGTGAATATACATGGAGTCAGCTCAGGAAAGTTTGTAGGGCATCAAATCAATGATAGTCTGGCCTTGCTAAACGATGATGCGCTCACAAATTCAGTACTACCTGGTGCGGGCAGACCTGAAAGAGCGACATCGCCAACTTCGAAGATATCCGCTGAGGAGATCATCATTTCCGACAAAGGGAAAGCCTACGTATGCCAAGAGTGTCAAAGACAGTTTTCTTCAGGCCATCATTTGACGAGGCATAAAAAATCCGTTCATTCTGGTGAGAAACCACATTCGTGTCCAAAATGCGGTAAGAAATTCAAAAGACGAGATCATGTCCTACAGCATTTGAATAAAAAGATACCTTGTGTTACGGAAAAACATGAAGACCCCGCCACAGCAACTGCTTGA
- the MSH6 gene encoding mismatch repair ATPase MSH6 (Syntenic homolog of Saccharomyces cerevisiae YDR097C (MSH6)): MPPSTPQQSKKVMQMTPGKKRLKQATLMSFFKKGMGGTSPAAGAEPQRGAAVETSTPCKAEQLQLFVEDASDEGETTFVTAHDDGAVKEEGATQVESQGSARRRRSVSYAEESDDEDVVAVRRKTRRMAGDDEDAEFVPERGGGDKDASMLLEDDDDILELAAKPRTAQPRRPAPPPARRPPAVRPVRDVSPGKHSNFSKNNEERYQWLVDERDAAGRPPSDPEYDPRTLHIPAQAWARFTPFEKQYWQIKSKMWDCIVFFKKGKFFELYEKDAHLANQLFDLKIAGGGRANMQLAGIPEMSFDYWASQFIQHGYKVAKVDQKESMLAKEMREGNKGIVERELQCVLSGGTLTDLKMLHSDQSTYCLSIHEAPLALYAMERGEAVPPEAQQQGRLFGTAFIDTATGRICLLEFEDDSECTQLDTLMAQVRPKEVVMEKRNLSVIAHKIVKFNSQPDCIFNYRTSAEFYDYARTFDEVSNGGYFAGMDSWPAILKQYYDQGKKVGFSAFGGLLSYLQWLKLDKSLLSMGMVEEYNPLKAQTSLVLDGITLQNLEIFANSFDGTDKGTLFKLVNRAITPMGKRQMRTWVMHPLLRKEHIEERLDSVDQLLNEMPIRDLLESSLTGLPDLERLLARVHSGNLPIKDFDKVICGFENIVRLISSLNEYELSGSLSRFLHDIPSTLKSDVESWTTLYDRNMAVSEGKVVPNAGVEPDFDVSLSKMRALEEELDAVLSEYKRSFKCSKIQYKDSGKELYTIELPISIAKSVPSNWTQLGANKSTKRYYSPKVQKLARSMAEARELHKILEEGLKGRLYQKFDQNFSTTWFPTIKAISNIDCILSLARTSESLGFPACRPNFKDEIDPTTGHKLNGYLSFKELRHPCYNAGVNGATEFIPNDVHLGKSTAQIALLTGANAAGKSTILRMTCIAVIMAQLGCYVPCEDAELSPMDRIMTRLGANDNIMQGKSTFFVELSETRKILDMATNRTLIVLDELGRGGSSSDGFAIAEGVLHHISTHVQSLGFFATHYGTLGQSFTHHPMVKPLQMAILVDEGSKKVTFLYKLIEGQSEGSFGMHVAAMCGIPRSVVENAERAAESFEHTSRILKERKRYINDEHVVPLGLQSDFVRLVFGDGLKKTALGSGEGVKYYDKRIKANVLRNIISMVDGLNEN, translated from the coding sequence ATGCCTCCATCAACGCCGCAGCAGTCCAAGAAGGTGATGCAGATGACGCCAGGCAAAAAGCGGCTGAAACAGGCGACTCTGATGTCGTTCTTCAAGAAGGGCATGGGCGGCACGTCGCCAGCGGCAGGCGCAGAGCCGCAgcggggcgcggcggtggAGACGTCGACACCGTGCAAGgcggagcagctgcagctgttCGTGGAGGACGCATCAGACGAGGGCGAGACGACGTTTGTGACGGCACACGACGACGGGGCGGTCAAGGAGGAGGGCGCAACGCAAGTGGAGTCGCAgggcagcgcgcggcggcggcggtcGGTGTCGTACGCGGAGGAGagcgacgacgaggacgtGGTGGCGGTGCGGCGCAAGACACGGCGGATGGCGGGGGACGACGAGGATGCGGAGTTTGTGCCGGAgcgtggcggcggcgacaaGGACGCGTCGAtgctgctggaggacgacgacgatattctggagctggcggcgAAGCCGCGCACGGCACAGCCGCGGCGGcccgctccgccgccggcgaGGCGGCCGCCCGCGGTGCGCCCGGTGCGGGACGTGTCGCCGGGCAAGCACTCGAACTTCAGCAAGAACAACGAGGAGCGGTACCAATGGCTGGTCGACGAGCGCGACGCGGCCGGGCGGCCGCCATCGGACCCGGAGTACGATCCGCGGACACTGCACATCCCGGCGCAGGCGTGGGCTCGGTTCACGCCGTTTGAAAAGCAGTACTGGCAGATTAAGTCGAAGATGTGGGACTGCATTGTGTTCTTCAAGAAGGGCAAGTTCTTCGAACTTTATGAGAAGGATGCACATTTGGCCAACCAACTGTTTGACCTTAAGAttgcgggcggcgggcgcgcaaACATGCAGCTAGCCGGCATTCCCGAGATGTCCTTCGACTACTGGGCGTCGCAGTTCATACAGCACGGGTACAAGGTTGCCAAAGTAGATCAGAAGGAGTCGATGCTGGCGAAGGAGATGCGCGAGGGTAATAAAGGGATTGTGGAACGTGAGCTGCAATGCGTGCTCTCCGGTGGTACTCTGACGGACCTGAAAATGCTCCACTCGGACCAGTCCACGTACTGTCTTTCCATCCACGAGGCACCGCTTGCTCTCTATGCGATGGAGCGGGGTGAAGCAGTGCCGCCAGAAGCCCAGCAACAGGGGCGGCTATTTGGCACTGCATTTATCGACACAGCTACAGGCCGGATATGCCTTCTTGAGTTTGAAGATGACAGCGAGTGCACCCAACTGGACACCCTAATGGCGCAGGTCAGGCCCAAGGAAGTCGTTATGGAGAAGCGCAATCTCTCTGTAATTGCACATAAGATTGTCAAATTCAATTCCCAGCCGGATTGCATCTTCAACTATCGCACCTCGGCGGAGTTTTACGATTACGCCCGCACATTTGATGAAGTATCCAATGGCGGATATTTTGCAGGCATGGACTCGTGGCCAGCCATTTTAAAGCAATACTATGACCAGGGTAAAAAGGTGGGTTTTAGCGCTTTTGGCGGACTGCTGTCATACTTGCAATGGTTGAAACTGGACAAATCTCTGCTATCGATGGGAATGGTGGAGGAGTATAACCCTCTAAAAGCACAGACATCGCTTGTTCTTGATGGTATCACGCTCCAAAACTTGGAGATTTTTGCCAATTCATTTGATGGGACAGATAAAGGGACTTTATTCAAGTTAGTGAACCGAGCCATTACTCCCATGGGAAAACGGCAAATGAGGACTTGGGTCATGCATCCGCTGCTACGAAAAGAACACATTGAAGAGCGTCTGGATTCTGTAGATCAGCTGTTAAATGAGATGCCGATACGCGATCTCTTGGAATCCTCCTTAACTGGGTTACCTGATTTAGAACGACTACTGGCGCGGGTACATTCTGGTAACTTGCCTATTAAAGATTTTGACAAGGTGATTTGTGGGTTCGAGAACATAGTACGATTGATATCATCTCTGAATGAGTATGAGCTGTCTGGTTCACTTTCCAGGTTCTTACATGATATACCATCGACCCTCAAATCCGACGTCGAATCTTGGACTACCCTTTACGATCGCAATATGGCCGTTAGCGAGGGGAAAGTTGTACCAAATGCCGGGGTGGAGCCTGATTTTGATGTTTCCCTGTCCAAAATGCGTGCTTTGGAAGAAGAATTGGATGCTGTCTTGAGTGAGTACAAGAGGTCTTTTAAATGTTCTAAAATCCAATATAAGGATTCTGGGAAAGAACTCTATACGATAGAGCTACCCATCTCAATTGCAAAGAGTGTGCCATCTAATTGGACCCAACTGGGAGCTAACAAGTCTACAAAGCGTTACTATTCTCCAAAGGTACAGAAGTTAGCGCGCTCTATGGCAGAAGCAAGGGAGCTTCATAAGATACTTGAAGAAGGCTTAAAGGGTAGACTATATCAAAAATTTGATCAAAATTTTTCGACTACTTGGTTCCCTACTATTAAGGCCATATCGAATATTGATTGTATCCTATCTCTGGCGCGGACTTCCGAATCTCTAGGATTTCCTGCTTGTCGGCCGAATTTTAAGGATGAGATCGACCCAACCACAGGCCACAAGCTAAACGGTTATCTGTCTTTCAAAGAGCTGCGGCATCCTTGTTATAATGCAGGTGTTAACGGTGCCACTGAATTCATTCCTAACGACGTGCACCTGGGTAAAAGTACTGCCCAAATTGCTCTGTTAACAGGTGCTAATGCGGCGGGAAAATCCACTATTTTGAGAATGACATGCATAGCTGTAATTATGGCTCAATTGGGCTGCTACGTTCCTTGTGAAGATGCAGAGTTGTCGCCAATGGATCGAATCATGACTAGACTTGGTGCCAATGATAATATCATGCAAGGAAAATCCACTTTTTTTGTGGAACTGAGTGAGACAAGGAAGATTTTAGATATGGCTACCAATAGAACCCTAATTGTCCTAGACGAACTAGGTAGAGGGGGATCTTCCAGCGATGGTTTTGCGATAGCAGAAGGTGTGCTTCACCACATTTCAACACATGTCCAGAGCTTAGGGTTCTTTGCGACGCACTATGGAACCTTAGGTCAAAGTTTTACGCACCACCCTATGGTCAAGCCACTACAAATGGCCATTCTGGTTGATGAGGGTTCTAAAAAAGTGACATTTTTGTACAAACTAATAGAGGGACAGAGTGAGGGTTCATTCGGAATGCATGTCGCAGCTATGTGCGGAATTCCTAGATCAGTGGTAGAAAACGCAGAAAGGGCAGCTGAAAGCTTTGAACACACATCCCGGATACTGAAGGAGCGGAAGAGGTATATTAATGACGAGCATGTTGTACCTTTAGGCTTACAAAGTGATTTTGTCAGATTGGTGTTCGGCGATGGACTGAAGAAAACTGCCCTTGGGTCAGGAGAAGGCGTTAAATATTATGATAAAAGAATTAAAGCAAATGTTCTCAGAAATATTATCTCTATGGTGGATGGCCTTAATGAAAACTAA
- the CCA1 gene encoding tRNA adenylyltransferase (Syntenic homolog of Saccharomyces cerevisiae YER168C (CCA1)) — MGRMWRVGVGARAGVGCRVTRRCEKFSGCRADSRRLAGAAKMGRLLVNPIQLTALERRICDVIRDYCAQLGDAGLRPRIAGGWVRDKLLGLESEDLDIVLNNVTGERFASGLVEFLKAQGGSARGVHKIQRNPARSKHLETCTTTVLGVAVDFVNLRSETYAEESRVPTVEFGTPLQDAMRRDATLNALFYNILEGVVEDFTGRGLADLAAGVLRTPMPARQTFLDDPLRVLRLVRFAARFGFELDNEAREGMAYRDIHAALVRKISRERVGTELHKMLTSADPLYGLRLLCEAGLLPAVFLSPDGLPRGAEQHVLGMDYQVEALCAHLSALKERCPGFAAALEDEAFRERFLLSTVLARFRGVHATSTKKQPVEAVVSIVREGLKLGRATVSAVQMAVRSIDDYHEMVENYGSWSRARVGLQLRGLEDHWRQCHYTAMACQYFLAANEDARLALIGLYGRFEQHVREEGLEDAHKLRPMIDGNQLVKLLGTKGGPWMSRAMSMMVEWQLEHPHGTSEQLADWLQAHRQDFQP; from the coding sequence ATGGGCAGGATGTGGCGGGTAGGCGTGGGAGCGCGGGCGGGTGTGGGATGCCGGGTAACACGGCGGTGCGAAAAGTTTTCTGGGTGCCGGGCAGACAGCCGGAGGCTCGCGGGAGCAGCAAAGATGGGCAGGCTTCTAGTGAACCCTATTCAGTTGACGGCGCTGGAGCGTCGGATCTGCGACGTGATCCGCGATTACTGCGCGCAGCTCGGAGACGCGGGGCTGCGGCCGCGGATTGCGGGGGGTTGGGTGCGGGACAAGCTGCTGGGGCTGGAGAGCGAGGACCTGGACATCGTGCTGAACAACGTGACCGGCGAGCGGTTTGCAAGCGGGCTGGTGGAGTTCCTGAAGGCGCAGGGTGGGAGCGCGCGGGGCGTGCACAAGATCCAGCGCAATCCTGCGCGGTCGAAGCACCTGGAGACGTGCACGACGACGGTGCTGGGCGTGGCAGTGGACTTTGTGAACTTGCGGAGCGAGACGTACGCGGAGGAGTCGCGGGTGCCGACGGTGGAATTCGGTACGCCGCTGCAGGACGCAATGCGCCGCGACGCGACGCTGAACGCGCTGTTCTACAACATTCTGGAGGGCGTGGTGGAGGACTTCACGGGGCGGGGGCTGGCGGACCTTGCGGCAGGGGTGCTGCGCACACCGATGCCTGCGCGGCAGACGTTTCTGGACGATCCGCTGCGGGTGCTGCGGTTGGTGCGCTTTGCTGCGCGCTTTGGCTTCGAGCTGGACAACGAGGCGCGTGAGGGCATGGCGTACCGGGACATCCACGCGGCGCTGGTGCGGAAGATCTCGCGCGAGCGCGTGGGGACGGAACTGCACAAGATGCTGACGAGTGCTGACCCGCTATACGGGTTACGTCTGCTGTGCGAGGCTGGTCTGCTGCCAGCAGTGTTCTTGAGCCCTGACGGGCTGCCCCGGGGCGCAGAGCAACACGTGTTGGGAATGGATTACCAGGTGGAGGCGCTTTGCGCGCACCTGAGCGCGCTAAAGGAACGCTGTCCCGGCTTTGCGGCAGCGTTGGAGGACGAGGCATTCCGCGAGCGTTTTCTGCTCTCTACTGTTCTGGCCCGCTTCCGTGGGGTCCACGCCACGTCTACGAAGAAGCAGCCAGTCGAGGCCGTTGTAAGCATTGTCCGCGAGGGGCTGAAGCTGGGCAGGGCTACTGTGTCTGCCGTTCAGATGGCGGTGCGATCAATTGACGATTATCATGAAATGGTCGAGAACTACGGATCGTGGTCGCGTGCACGCGTAGGACTACAGCTGCGCGGGCTAGAGGACCACTGGCGACAGTGCCACTACACAGCGATGGCTTGTCAGTACTTTCTGGCTGCCAACGAAGACGCCCGCTTGGCTCTGATTGGCTTGTACGGGCGGTTTGAGCAGCACGTCCGCGAGGAGGGCCTCGAGGATGCACACAAGTTACGCCCTATGATTGATGGCAACCAGTTAGTAAAACTGCTTGGCACGAAGGGTGGTCCATGGATGAGCCGCGCAATGTCCATGATGGTTGAGTGGCAACTTGAACATCCACACGGTACTTCCGAGCAACTCGCAGACTGGCTACAAGCTCATAGACAGGACTTCCAGCCATGA
- the ADK2 gene encoding adenylate kinase ADK2 (Syntenic homolog of Saccharomyces cerevisiae YER170W (ADK2)), whose product MARRRDAAKKSRRARSPPGVGQSVMAGAGAIRLLLLGAPGAGKGTQMGRLLQRFPGLQAVASGDLLRREIAAGSPLGEQAAAHIAAGRLLPDALVSSAILDELARRRWLHGGASWLLDGFPRTVAQAQELDAALERADAALTLVVEVAVPEDVILDRIQKRFVHVPSGRVYNLDYNPPCEAGRDDVTGEPLSRRPDDTPEVFYKRMQEYAATAGPLKEHYARQGILRTVRGPTSDIVFPQLERLVQAQLGT is encoded by the coding sequence ATGGCACGGCGTCGTGACGCGGCAAAAAAAAGCCGGCGggcgcgctcgccgcccgGTGTCGGACAGTCAGTAATGGCAGGGGCAGGTGCGATACGGTTACTGCTACTGGGGGCGCCCGGGGCCGGCAAGGGCACGCAGATGGGCAGGCTGCTGCAGCGTTTTCCCGGGCTGCAGGCGGTGGCGTCAGGcgacctgctgcggcgcgaGATCGCGGCTGGCAGCCCGCTGGGCGAGCAGGCGGCAGCCCACATTGCTGCGGGCCGGTTGCTGCCGGACGCGCTGGTCAGCAGCGCGATActggacgagctggcgcggcggcggtggctGCACGGCGGCGCGTCGTGGCTGCTAGACGGGTTTCCGCGCACGGTGGCGCAGGCACAGGAGCTGGACGCCGCGCTGGAGCGCGCGGACGCCGCGCTGACGCTGGTGGTGGAGGTCGCGGTCCCGGAGGACGTGATTCTGGACCGCATCCAGAAGCGCTTTGTGCACGTGCCCAGCGGGCGTGTGTACAACCTGGACTACAACCCGCCGTGCGAGGCCGGCCGCGACGACGTGACGGGCGAGCCGCTGTCGCGGCGGCCCGACGACACACCCGAGGTCTTCTACAAGCGCATGCAGGAGTACGCTGCGACTGCGGGGCCGTTGAAGGAGCACTACGCGCGCCAGGGCATCCTGCGCACTGTGCGCGGCCCGACATCTGACATCGTGTTCCCGCAGCTTGAACGCCTCGTGCAAGCTCAGTTAGGTACGTAG